From the genome of Candidatus Dormiibacterota bacterium, one region includes:
- a CDS encoding D-alanyl-D-alanine carboxypeptidase — protein sequence MKGLAVWLGAQQRRNLAITLALALAPALVIGLIAFQLLRPLPDIAATTFLPATSRLGAVPPPLPWPTTGSAAVAVTGLGTIGTHGPQTSLPLASTAKVMTALVVLADRPLRLTEQGPTVPVSAADVATYVAEKNQGQSVFPVAAGEKLSEYQALQALLVPSGNNIAELLAAWDAGSVGAFVDKMNARAATLQLLHTHYVDASGLSPQSVGTPEELIALAEAALQDPVFAEIVAQPEATLPVAGRVFNVDAVVGQDGIVGVKTGSSGAAGACFVFAADVRADGQPARLFGAILGLPTLDDAFTSATSLVQAVGSALHYRSVLSTNQVIAEYAAPWGDSATVFAEQDVNWIAYDGMVLRQRTDIIRVRAPLPSGSRVGTLTLELGEQRTQLPLKTTEPIFQPDSVWRLTRVRLDRLFQ from the coding sequence GTGAAGGGGCTAGCCGTCTGGCTTGGAGCGCAACAACGGCGGAATCTCGCGATCACCCTCGCCCTTGCCCTCGCGCCGGCGCTCGTTATCGGGCTCATCGCCTTCCAGCTGCTGCGGCCACTGCCCGACATCGCGGCGACAACGTTCCTTCCCGCGACAAGCCGCCTCGGCGCGGTCCCGCCACCGCTGCCGTGGCCGACGACCGGTAGCGCCGCCGTGGCGGTGACTGGGCTCGGCACGATTGGCACCCATGGTCCGCAAACTTCACTCCCGCTAGCAAGCACGGCCAAGGTCATGACCGCCCTGGTTGTCCTGGCAGATCGTCCGCTGAGACTCACAGAGCAAGGCCCAACGGTCCCGGTCAGCGCTGCCGACGTTGCGACCTATGTGGCTGAGAAGAATCAGGGACAGTCCGTTTTTCCCGTCGCCGCCGGGGAAAAGCTCAGCGAATACCAGGCCTTACAGGCCTTGCTTGTCCCGTCTGGCAACAACATCGCCGAGCTTCTCGCCGCTTGGGACGCCGGCTCGGTCGGAGCGTTTGTCGACAAGATGAACGCACGGGCGGCCACCCTCCAGCTGCTCCACACACATTACGTGGATGCGAGTGGCCTTTCTCCACAGTCCGTTGGCACACCAGAGGAACTGATCGCGCTCGCCGAAGCGGCGCTGCAAGACCCCGTGTTCGCCGAGATCGTGGCCCAGCCGGAGGCGACCCTGCCCGTCGCGGGTCGCGTTTTCAACGTCGATGCCGTGGTCGGACAGGACGGTATTGTCGGGGTCAAGACAGGCTCGAGCGGGGCGGCGGGCGCGTGCTTCGTCTTTGCCGCCGATGTCCGAGCGGATGGTCAGCCGGCGCGGCTATTCGGTGCCATCTTGGGACTGCCCACGCTCGATGACGCCTTTACATCGGCGACGAGCCTGGTGCAGGCTGTCGGCTCCGCTCTTCATTATCGGTCGGTTCTTTCGACAAATCAGGTGATCGCCGAATACGCGGCGCCCTGGGGCGACTCCGCCACTGTGTTCGCCGAACAGGACGTGAATTGGATCGCCTACGACGGCATGGTGCTCCGCCAGCGCACCGACATAATCAGGGTCAGAGCTCCATTGCCTTCGGGTTCTCGCGTTGGAACCTTGACGCTCGAGCTTGGCGAGCAGCGAACCCAACTTCCGCTCAAGACGACCGAACCCATCTTCCAGCCAGACTCCGTCTGGCGTCTCACCCGGGTCCGACTCGATCGACTGTTCCAGTAG